In the genome of Candidatus Zixiibacteriota bacterium, the window CTGCGCAATCCGGATTCCCCGGCGAGCGGATTTTCAATTTCTTGGAAAACGCGCAGGCCCTTTTCCCAGTTTCAGGAAGCGCTGCGGCCCTCGCGCCCGACCGGCGCCGTGACGACGCGGGAGTAGCCGCTGGTATGTCTCTTGCTGAGGCACGGGGCGGCGCGGTCGGTTGAACCGCTCTTCGTGTCGCGGAGTCAACGGACCGGCGCCCGAACAAACTCTCGTGGTCGTTCCAGCTCGACCACGCCGGGGATTTTGGAGACGGGCATGAAACGAATCCTCTGCGCTTCGGCCGCAACTCTCGTGGGGCTCTTGTTGGCCGCCGCCTCGCGGACGGCGGAGCTCAAGCCGCCGGCGCCGACGCCGAAGCTGCTCGCGCTCGGAAAACAGATCTACGCCAGGCAGTGCGCAGCGTGCCACGGCGCTCGAGGCATGGGCGACGGCGAGGCCGCTTATCTTCTCTATCCCAAACCGAGAAATTTCGTCGCCGCCAACTATCGCCTGGTATCGACGTGGGACCGCGTGCCGACCGATCAGGATCTCTTCAATACGATCACGCGCGGCATGCCGGGTTCGGCCATGCCTTCCTGGAGCCATCTACCCGCCGAGCAGCGCTGGGCGCTGGTTTACTACATCAAGTCCCTCGCCGAGAAGCCGCTCGTCGTCAAGCCGGCCAGGAACCCCGGCGCGGACGGCACGGGTGGGGAGGGAGTCATCGCGGTGCCCCCGGAGCCGCCGTACAACGCGAGCGCGAGAGCCAGGGCTCTGGAGCTCTTCAAGGACGCCTGCGCCGCCTGCCACGGGGCGACCGCCAAGGGCGACGGCGTGCAGGAGCAAATCGACGACGAGGGCTACCCGACCCGTCCGCGCGATCTTACGGCCGGCATCTTCAAGGGAAGCCCCGACCCCGTCGCGCTGTACCGCCGTATCATCGCCGGCATTCCCGGCAGCCCGATGCCGTCGAGCGACTGGGCGTACGGCGAGGACGCCTGGCACCTCGTCCATTACGTGCTGTCGCTTTCGAGCGAGCGCCAGCGCCAGCGCGTGGAGATGAAGAAGTTCACGATCGTGGCTCCGCGCGTCAAAGAGCTGCCGCTGCACCCGGATTCGGGCGTCTGGCGATCGGCGCCTCCCGTGAACCTCCATCTGATGCCGCTGTGGTGGCGGAGCGACCGGCCCGAAGAGGTCACCGTCCGGGCGCTGCACGACGGCAAGGACATCGCGCTGCTCATGGTCTGGGCCGACGCCACGCACGACCACACCGCCATGCGCCCCCAGGACTTCCGGGACGCGGCGGCCGTCCAGTTCTCTCTGAAGAGCGACCCGCCCTTCTTCGCGATGGGCGAGGCGGGCAGCTTCGTCAACATCTGGATGTGGAAATCGGAGCGGCAGGCGGACCTGGAGCCCGCGTTCCAGGATCTCGAAAAGGTCTATCCCAATCTGGGAATCGACTCGTACCCCAATCTCACGCGCTCGCCGCTGGAGCAGCCCTATCGCAACGCCCTGACGCTCCAGTCCGACAGGACCTTCGTCACCGGATGGGGCGCCGGCAACATCGTTTCCGACCCGCAGCGCAAGAGCCCGGCCGAGGATCTGAACGCCCAGGGATTCGGGACCCTGCGGGCGCGGCCGCCCGCGGACCAGCAGGTCGAGGCCAAGGGCATCTACTCGGCGGGCTCCTACCGCGTGATGTTCAAGCGCAGCTTGAAGCCTTCCGGAAAAAACGCCGTGGCTTTCAAACCCGGGAGCACGATACCGGTGGCCTTTGCCGTCTGGAACGGCAGCGCCGGCGATCGCGACGGCAAGAAATCGGTCACGATCTGGCAGGATCTGAAAATCGCGAAATAGTTTCTGGTTTCCGGTTCGACCGAAAGGCGAAAAACCGAAACTCGGGAGAAGAGGATGGCCGACGAGACTGCAGAACG includes:
- a CDS encoding ethylbenzene dehydrogenase-related protein gives rise to the protein MKRILCASAATLVGLLLAAASRTAELKPPAPTPKLLALGKQIYARQCAACHGARGMGDGEAAYLLYPKPRNFVAANYRLVSTWDRVPTDQDLFNTITRGMPGSAMPSWSHLPAEQRWALVYYIKSLAEKPLVVKPARNPGADGTGGEGVIAVPPEPPYNASARARALELFKDACAACHGATAKGDGVQEQIDDEGYPTRPRDLTAGIFKGSPDPVALYRRIIAGIPGSPMPSSDWAYGEDAWHLVHYVLSLSSERQRQRVEMKKFTIVAPRVKELPLHPDSGVWRSAPPVNLHLMPLWWRSDRPEEVTVRALHDGKDIALLMVWADATHDHTAMRPQDFRDAAAVQFSLKSDPPFFAMGEAGSFVNIWMWKSERQADLEPAFQDLEKVYPNLGIDSYPNLTRSPLEQPYRNALTLQSDRTFVTGWGAGNIVSDPQRKSPAEDLNAQGFGTLRARPPADQQVEAKGIYSAGSYRVMFKRSLKPSGKNAVAFKPGSTIPVAFAVWNGSAGDRDGKKSVTIWQDLKIAK